A window of Amycolatopsis australiensis contains these coding sequences:
- a CDS encoding ACT domain-containing protein, producing MAKDLARQQLRVLPERYEIRFVPNGSAPPGPDAPWTAMVRAPEGMTIIREADPDAAEQWHAFYGDDPHGLDLPGMLAAVVGPLGEAAIPVFVASTFHCDMVLVPAGHLDDAVATLREAGHTIR from the coding sequence ATGGCAAAGGATCTTGCCCGGCAGCAGCTGCGTGTCCTGCCGGAGCGTTACGAAATCCGCTTTGTTCCCAACGGATCCGCACCGCCCGGCCCGGACGCGCCGTGGACCGCGATGGTCCGCGCACCGGAGGGGATGACGATCATCCGGGAGGCGGATCCGGACGCCGCCGAACAGTGGCACGCCTTTTACGGCGACGACCCGCACGGGTTAGACCTTCCGGGTATGCTGGCGGCCGTCGTGGGCCCGCTGGGCGAGGCGGCGATCCCGGTTTTCGTGGCATCGACGTTCCACTGCGACATGGTGCTGGTGCCCGCCGGGCACCTCGACGACGCCGTCGCCACGCTGCGTGAGGCCGGGCACACGATCCGCTGA